Proteins from a single region of Oreochromis niloticus isolate F11D_XX linkage group LG7, O_niloticus_UMD_NMBU, whole genome shotgun sequence:
- the ddb2 gene encoding DNA damage-binding protein 2 isoform X1, with the protein MVDLQCHPPFTSFNRHKLQNRHFSAHSHVYCRVMQTETFLLLNCSVKALNIAEMKSKPTKSAAAGSKNKVKKTPEGVSSPTLSRKLRDKKNGETSKSGTALKSAGVQKRGWDGSILHYIYKSTLGQSLHSQMRQCLQEPFVRSLSSYHFHGGSSPFDRRITCLEWHPTHPTTLAVGSKGGDIYLWDFEAPAKKTFIQGNGAGDFIGGMKFCPTDLSRVYVASGEGTLTAQSFEGRAPTVLSRTQDCGHDHHNVCFWYCCVDVSVSRQMLVTGDNAGQLLLLGLDGQKIFSDKLHKAKVTHAEFNSRCDWLLVTASVDHTVKLWDLRNIKDKKSFLYEMPHEKAVNSAYFNPLDCSKLLTTDQHDEIRVYSSSDWSKPQHIIQHPHRQFQHLTPIKATWHPMYDLIVAGRYPDDRFCAGDLRTIDIFDSNTAELVCQLYDPTASGIKSINKFNPMGDAIGSGMGITVLVWDRNESLMGDHHVQQEGPSTSVLRGQRRSQPRSSGNWRGPAVDAKLKKKLASLEETETKTKKGCTKQKQTQMRKK; encoded by the exons ATGGTGGATCTACAGTGCCACCCACCGTTCACCAGCTTTAACAGACACAAGttacaaaacagacatttttcagCACATAGTCACGTGTACTGTCGTGTTATGCAAACAGAGACGTTCTTGCTGTTAAACTGCAGCGTTAAAGCACTGAACATCGCAG AAATGAAAAGCAAGCCCACGAAGTCAGCCGCAGCTGGATCAAAGAATAAAGTGAAGAAAACACCTGAGGGGGTCTCCAGTCCAACTCTCTCCAGAAAACTACGAGACAAAAAAAATGGCGAAACGTCAAAATCAG GGACTGCTCTCAAGTCTGCAGGAGTTCAGAAGAGAGGTTGGGACGGAAGCATACTGCACTATATCTACAAAAGCACTCTGGGCCAGAGTTTGCACTCACAGATGAGACAG TGTCTCCAGGAACCTTTCGTTCGCTCTCTGTCATCCTATCATTTCCACGGTGGCAGCAGCCCCTTCGACCGCAGGATCACCTGTCTTGAGTGGCATCCGACACATCCTACTACTCTGGCTGTGGGGTCCAAGGGTGGAGACATTTATCTGTGGGACTTTGAGGCGCCTGCCAAGAAGACCTTTATTCAAGGG aACGGAGCAGGAGACTTTATCGGAGGGATGAAGTTTTGCCCCACGGACCTTTCTAGAGTCTATGTGGCCTCTGGCGAGGGCACACTGACCGCACAGAGTTTTGAGGGCCGCGCACCCACCGTTTTGTCCAGAACTCAAGACTGCGGCCACGATCACCACAATGTTTG TTTTTGGTACTGCTGCGTTGACGTGTCTGTAAGCCGGCAGATGCTCGTGACAGGAGACAATGCGGGGCAGCTTTTACTTCTGGGTTTGGATGGCCAAAAG ATTTTCAGTGACAAATTGCACAAAGCCAAAGTGACCCACGCAGAGTTCAACTCCCGATGCGACTGGTTGCTGGTGACGGCCTCAGTTGACCACACAGTAAAGCTCTGGGACTTGAGGAACATCAAGGACAAGAAAAGCTTCCTCTACGAAATGCCTCACGAGAAAGCCGTCAACTCAG CCTATTTCAACCCTTTGGACTGCTCCAAGCTGCTCACCACAGATCAGCACGACGAGATCCGCGTCTACTCATCTTCTGATTGGTCGAAGCCTCAGCACATCATCCAGCACCCGCACAGGCAGTTTCAGCACCTCACACCCATCAAG GCCACATGGCACCCTATGTATGATCTAATTGTGGCCGGCCGTTACCCCGACGATCGCTTCTGCGCTGGCGACCTGAGGACCATTGACATCTTTGACTCCAACACAGCAGAGCTCGTGTGTCAGCTGTACGATCCCACTGCTTCAGGGATCAAATCT ATCAACAAATTCAACCCAATGGGCGACGCAATTGGATCTGGCATGG GTATAACTGTGCTGGTCTGGGACCGGAACGAGTCACTGATGGGCGATCACCACGTTCAGCAGGAAGGACCATCGACCTCAGTTTTAAGAGGGCAGCGGAGGAGTCAGCCACGCTCCAGCGGGAACTGGAGGGGTCCTGCTGTGGATGCAAAGCTTAAGAAAAAGCTAGCTTCACTGGAAGAAACTGAGACTAAAACCAAGAAGGGCTgcactaaac aaaaacaaacacagatgagAAAGAAGTGA
- the ddb2 gene encoding DNA damage-binding protein 2 isoform X3 produces MKSKPTKSAAAGSKNKVKKTPEGVSSPTLSRKLRDKKNGETSKSGTALKSAGVQKRGWDGSILHYIYKSTLGQSLHSQMRQCLQEPFVRSLSSYHFHGGSSPFDRRITCLEWHPTHPTTLAVGSKGGDIYLWDFEAPAKKTFIQGNGAGDFIGGMKFCPTDLSRVYVASGEGTLTAQSFEGRAPTVLSRTQDCGHDHHNVCFWYCCVDVSVSRQMLVTGDNAGQLLLLGLDGQKIFSDKLHKAKVTHAEFNSRCDWLLVTASVDHTVKLWDLRNIKDKKSFLYEMPHEKAVNSAYFNPLDCSKLLTTDQHDEIRVYSSSDWSKPQHIIQHPHRQFQHLTPIKATWHPMYDLIVAGRYPDDRFCAGDLRTIDIFDSNTAELVCQLYDPTASGIKSINKFNPMGDAIGSGMGITVLVWDRNESLMGDHHVQQEGPSTSVLRGQRRSQPRSSGNWRGPAVDAKLKKKLASLEETETKTKKGCTKQKQTQMRKK; encoded by the exons ATGAAAAGCAAGCCCACGAAGTCAGCCGCAGCTGGATCAAAGAATAAAGTGAAGAAAACACCTGAGGGGGTCTCCAGTCCAACTCTCTCCAGAAAACTACGAGACAAAAAAAATGGCGAAACGTCAAAATCAG GGACTGCTCTCAAGTCTGCAGGAGTTCAGAAGAGAGGTTGGGACGGAAGCATACTGCACTATATCTACAAAAGCACTCTGGGCCAGAGTTTGCACTCACAGATGAGACAG TGTCTCCAGGAACCTTTCGTTCGCTCTCTGTCATCCTATCATTTCCACGGTGGCAGCAGCCCCTTCGACCGCAGGATCACCTGTCTTGAGTGGCATCCGACACATCCTACTACTCTGGCTGTGGGGTCCAAGGGTGGAGACATTTATCTGTGGGACTTTGAGGCGCCTGCCAAGAAGACCTTTATTCAAGGG aACGGAGCAGGAGACTTTATCGGAGGGATGAAGTTTTGCCCCACGGACCTTTCTAGAGTCTATGTGGCCTCTGGCGAGGGCACACTGACCGCACAGAGTTTTGAGGGCCGCGCACCCACCGTTTTGTCCAGAACTCAAGACTGCGGCCACGATCACCACAATGTTTG TTTTTGGTACTGCTGCGTTGACGTGTCTGTAAGCCGGCAGATGCTCGTGACAGGAGACAATGCGGGGCAGCTTTTACTTCTGGGTTTGGATGGCCAAAAG ATTTTCAGTGACAAATTGCACAAAGCCAAAGTGACCCACGCAGAGTTCAACTCCCGATGCGACTGGTTGCTGGTGACGGCCTCAGTTGACCACACAGTAAAGCTCTGGGACTTGAGGAACATCAAGGACAAGAAAAGCTTCCTCTACGAAATGCCTCACGAGAAAGCCGTCAACTCAG CCTATTTCAACCCTTTGGACTGCTCCAAGCTGCTCACCACAGATCAGCACGACGAGATCCGCGTCTACTCATCTTCTGATTGGTCGAAGCCTCAGCACATCATCCAGCACCCGCACAGGCAGTTTCAGCACCTCACACCCATCAAG GCCACATGGCACCCTATGTATGATCTAATTGTGGCCGGCCGTTACCCCGACGATCGCTTCTGCGCTGGCGACCTGAGGACCATTGACATCTTTGACTCCAACACAGCAGAGCTCGTGTGTCAGCTGTACGATCCCACTGCTTCAGGGATCAAATCT ATCAACAAATTCAACCCAATGGGCGACGCAATTGGATCTGGCATGG GTATAACTGTGCTGGTCTGGGACCGGAACGAGTCACTGATGGGCGATCACCACGTTCAGCAGGAAGGACCATCGACCTCAGTTTTAAGAGGGCAGCGGAGGAGTCAGCCACGCTCCAGCGGGAACTGGAGGGGTCCTGCTGTGGATGCAAAGCTTAAGAAAAAGCTAGCTTCACTGGAAGAAACTGAGACTAAAACCAAGAAGGGCTgcactaaac aaaaacaaacacagatgagAAAGAAGTGA
- the LOC100698025 gene encoding protein FAM180B, with the protein MTASSQLKIFLQVILWLCFEQVLQDVAEGLSPTSQNTDALVSNANLMYELLLGGVELDRDNNIVLLDEEMASMRQGRAFLSLINDNVPRSLSSMEQMADALEGQRSRPMTEQEFENVVLSMVYAAHQAWHEERKERQEAWGGVLLKLANITVLELRGNHLFRYS; encoded by the exons ATGACTGCGAGCTCCCAACTGAAAATCTTCCTCCAGGTCATTTTGTGGCTTTGCTTTGAGCAGGTGTTGCAGG ATGTGGCTGAAGGCTTAAGTCCAACCTCTCAGAACACCGACGCATTAGTTTCAAATGCAAACCTGATGTATGAG CTTTTGCTGGGTGGGGTGGAGCTTGATCGGGACAACAACATCGTCCTGCTCGATGAGGAGATGGCATCGATGAGGCAGGGGCGAGCTTTTCTGTCTCTGATCAATGACAATGTTCCCAGAAGTCTGAGCTCCATGGAGCAGATGGCAGATGCACTCGAGGGCCAGAGGAGCAGACCGATGACGGAGCAGGAGTTTGAAAATGTCGTGCTGAGCATGGTGTACGCTGCGCATCAGGCCTGGCATGAGGAGAGGAAAGAGAGACAAGAAGCATGGGGTGGAGTTCTCCTCAAGCTGGCAAACATCACGGTACTCGAACTGCGAGGGAATCATCTCTTCAGATATTCTTAA
- the ddb2 gene encoding DNA damage-binding protein 2 isoform X2 → MVDLQCHPPFTSFNRHKLQNRHFSAHSHVYCRVMQTETFLLLNCSVKALNIAEMKSKPTKSAAAGSKNKVKKTPEGVSSPTLSRKLRDKKNGETSKSGTALKSAGVQKRGWDGSILHYIYKSTLGQSLHSQMRQCLQEPFVRSLSSYHFHGGSSPFDRRITCLEWHPTHPTTLAVGSKGGDIYLWDFEAPAKKTFIQGMGAGDSVTDMKFNHLNPTQLFTSSMGGTTALRDFSGTTLTVFASTETLNFWYCCVDVSVSRQMLVTGDNAGQLLLLGLDGQKIFSDKLHKAKVTHAEFNSRCDWLLVTASVDHTVKLWDLRNIKDKKSFLYEMPHEKAVNSAYFNPLDCSKLLTTDQHDEIRVYSSSDWSKPQHIIQHPHRQFQHLTPIKATWHPMYDLIVAGRYPDDRFCAGDLRTIDIFDSNTAELVCQLYDPTASGIKSINKFNPMGDAIGSGMGITVLVWDRNESLMGDHHVQQEGPSTSVLRGQRRSQPRSSGNWRGPAVDAKLKKKLASLEETETKTKKGCTKQKQTQMRKK, encoded by the exons ATGGTGGATCTACAGTGCCACCCACCGTTCACCAGCTTTAACAGACACAAGttacaaaacagacatttttcagCACATAGTCACGTGTACTGTCGTGTTATGCAAACAGAGACGTTCTTGCTGTTAAACTGCAGCGTTAAAGCACTGAACATCGCAG AAATGAAAAGCAAGCCCACGAAGTCAGCCGCAGCTGGATCAAAGAATAAAGTGAAGAAAACACCTGAGGGGGTCTCCAGTCCAACTCTCTCCAGAAAACTACGAGACAAAAAAAATGGCGAAACGTCAAAATCAG GGACTGCTCTCAAGTCTGCAGGAGTTCAGAAGAGAGGTTGGGACGGAAGCATACTGCACTATATCTACAAAAGCACTCTGGGCCAGAGTTTGCACTCACAGATGAGACAG TGTCTCCAGGAACCTTTCGTTCGCTCTCTGTCATCCTATCATTTCCACGGTGGCAGCAGCCCCTTCGACCGCAGGATCACCTGTCTTGAGTGGCATCCGACACATCCTACTACTCTGGCTGTGGGGTCCAAGGGTGGAGACATTTATCTGTGGGACTTTGAGGCGCCTGCCAAGAAGACCTTTATTCAAGGG ATGGGGGCTGGAGACTCAGTGACAGACATGAAGTTTAACCACTTAAATCCCACTCAGCTGTTCACCTCATCTATGGGGGGTACGACAGCACTTCGGGATTTCAGTGGGACAACGCTAACAGTGTTTGCcagcacagaaacactgaa TTTTTGGTACTGCTGCGTTGACGTGTCTGTAAGCCGGCAGATGCTCGTGACAGGAGACAATGCGGGGCAGCTTTTACTTCTGGGTTTGGATGGCCAAAAG ATTTTCAGTGACAAATTGCACAAAGCCAAAGTGACCCACGCAGAGTTCAACTCCCGATGCGACTGGTTGCTGGTGACGGCCTCAGTTGACCACACAGTAAAGCTCTGGGACTTGAGGAACATCAAGGACAAGAAAAGCTTCCTCTACGAAATGCCTCACGAGAAAGCCGTCAACTCAG CCTATTTCAACCCTTTGGACTGCTCCAAGCTGCTCACCACAGATCAGCACGACGAGATCCGCGTCTACTCATCTTCTGATTGGTCGAAGCCTCAGCACATCATCCAGCACCCGCACAGGCAGTTTCAGCACCTCACACCCATCAAG GCCACATGGCACCCTATGTATGATCTAATTGTGGCCGGCCGTTACCCCGACGATCGCTTCTGCGCTGGCGACCTGAGGACCATTGACATCTTTGACTCCAACACAGCAGAGCTCGTGTGTCAGCTGTACGATCCCACTGCTTCAGGGATCAAATCT ATCAACAAATTCAACCCAATGGGCGACGCAATTGGATCTGGCATGG GTATAACTGTGCTGGTCTGGGACCGGAACGAGTCACTGATGGGCGATCACCACGTTCAGCAGGAAGGACCATCGACCTCAGTTTTAAGAGGGCAGCGGAGGAGTCAGCCACGCTCCAGCGGGAACTGGAGGGGTCCTGCTGTGGATGCAAAGCTTAAGAAAAAGCTAGCTTCACTGGAAGAAACTGAGACTAAAACCAAGAAGGGCTgcactaaac aaaaacaaacacagatgagAAAGAAGTGA
- the kbtbd4 gene encoding kelch repeat and BTB domain-containing protein 4, giving the protein MESSEEGGLSVGGSVGEENYFLGYTFTDRSHSSRVVKSIMDLCLEDGLFADVTITVDSKEFHLHRLVLSAQSSFFRSMFTSNLKESHNRIIELKDVSATVFQLLIDYIYHGTIKLRVEELQDTYEMADMYQLTALFEECSRFLSRTVEVKNCLQVMWLADRHSDQELYTAAKHCAKIHLAQLHQTEEFLNLPLCLLLDIIKDGVPSSQNPTVAIESWINHNKVEREEFSCILQENLKEIGENVHIYLIGKEETRTHSLAVSLHCDEDDAISVSGQNSLCHQITAACKHGGDLYVVGGSIPRRMWKCNMHTRDWERCAPLPRDRLHHTMVSVSTEDAIYSLGGKTLQDTLSNAVIYYTVRDNMWTETNQLDTAVSGAAGVNLGGTIYLLGGEENDMDFFTKPSRLIQCFDTSSQKCQIKPYMLPFAGCMHAAVHMDVIFIVGEGDSLVCYNPLLESFTRLRFPEAWSCVPSLWKVASCNGCIYVFRDKCKKGDANTLKFNPATSVVSVIRGIKILLTNWQFVLA; this is encoded by the exons ATGGAGTCCAGTGAGGAGGGTGGCCTCAGTGTTGGGGGATCTGTGGGCGAGGAAAACTACTTCCTGGGGTACACATTCACGGACCGCTCCCACTCGAGCCGAGTGGTGAAGAGTATTATGGATCTCTGCCTGGAGGACGGCCTGTTTGCTGATGTCACCATCACCGTTGACAGCAAAGAGTTTCACCTGCACCGCCTGGTGCTCTCGGCGCAGAGCAGCTTTTTCCGCTCCATGTTCACCTCCAATCTCAAAGAGTCGCACAACCGCATTATCGAGCTTAAGGATGTCAGCGCTACCGTCTTCCAGCTGCTGATTGACTACATCTACCATGGTACCATTAAACTGAGGGTGGAGGAGTTGCAGGACACCTATGAGATGGCGGACATGTACCAGCTGACTGCTCTGTTTGAAGAATGCTCGCGCTTCCTCTCCCGAACAGTGGAGGTCAAGAACTGCTTGCAG GTGATGTGGCTTGCAGACAGACACAGTGATCAGGAGCTGTATACTGCAGCGAAGCACTGTGCCAAAATCCACCTGGCCCAGCTGCACCAGACTGAAGAGTTTCTAAACCTGCCTCTCTGTCTACTACTAGACATCATCAAAG ATGGCGTTCCAAGTTCTCAGAATCCAACAGTGGCCATCGAGTCATGGATAAATCACAATAAAGTTGAGAGAGAGGAGTTTTcttgcatccttcaagaaaatcTTAAG GAAATTGGTGAGAACGTCCATATTTACCTGATTGGCAAGGAGGAGACGAGAACTCACTCTCTGGCCGTGTCGCTGCACTGCGATGAGGATGATGCGATCAGTGTGAGCGGCCAGAACAGTTTATGTCATCAGATCACCGCAGCCTGCAAACATGGAGGGGACCTATATGTGGTGGGGGGTTCTATCCCGCGGCGCATGTGGAAGTGCAACATGCACACAAGGGACTGGGAGCGTTGCGCACCACTTCCCAGAGACCGCCTCCACCACACTATGGTGTCCGTCTCCACTGAGGATGCCATCTACTCACTGGGAGGTAAAACGCTGCAGGACACGCTCTCTAATGCCGTCATCTACTACACAGTGAGGGACAACATGTGGACAGAGACCAACCAGCTGGACACCGCGGTGTCGGGGGCTGCTGGCGTCAACCTGGGAGGCACCATCTACCTGCTGGGAGGGGAGGAGAACGACATGGATTTTTTCACAAAGCCTTCTCGCCTCATTCAGTGCTTCGACACCTCCTCCCAAAAGTGCCAGATCAAACCTTACATGCTGCCGTTCGCCGGCTGCATGCACGCAGCAGTCCACATGGACGTGATCTTCATCGTAGGAGAAGGTGACTCACTGGTGTGTTACAACCCACTGCTCGAGAGCTTCACACGCCTGCGCTTCCCCGAAGCCTGGAGCTGTGTCCCTTCACTGTGGAAGGTGGCCAGTTGTAATGGCTGTATTTATGTCTTCAGAGACAAATGTAAAAAAGGAGACGCAAATACTTTAAAGTTTAACCCGGCCACGTCTGTCGTCTCCGTAATCAGAGGTATTAAGATCCTCCTCACGAACTGGCAGTTTGTTTTGGCCTAA